One Natronomonas gomsonensis genomic window, CCCATCCTCAGCCGAGTCATCGCCATCCGTGTGTTCTCTTGAATGGCTCTCTCCACTGAGGTAGCGGTCTGCGATGTTTATCGCGCCGTTCACGTCCGCTTGGTACTCGCCAATCCAGCAAGCGTCGTTCGTACACGTGAACGTCGCCTGTCGCGGGCGGTATCCTACCTCACCGCACGCGTGGCATTGTTTCGACGTGTTACGTGGGTTCACCGTCTTGACGGGGATGCCCTTCTCGACGGCTTTGTAGCGTATCTGTGCATGGAGTTTGGCGAACCCCCATCCGTGCAGACGCCGATTCATATACTCGCCGTAGTCCATCGACTCACGGATGTACGTCAGGTCTTCCAGAACCAGCACGGGATTCTCGATGGACTCGGCGTACTCCACGACTTCGCGGGTGACACTATGGAACACGTCGTCTATCTGGCTCCACACGTCGTCCCCGAACGACTCAGCGATACGCTCACTTCCGCGTGTCTGAAGTCGCCTCGTGGTGGTGAAGTAGGTCTTGCGGAGCCGACGGATGGTCTTCCCCTCGTCGGCCCACAGTTCGGGGCGGGTAGGGGAACCGTGGCCGTCGCGGTGACACACCGTGACGAGCGACGCTTCCCCAATATCGACACCGATGGGCGTCCGTTCTTCTCTGGACACCTTAGAAGCCCTCTCCACGTCGCGGGTGGCAGTGATGTGGAGGAACCACGTTCCGTCCTGCTCGAACAGCCGACTTTCGCCCATTTCTGCGTCACCAGCGTTCAACGCTTCCAACCAGTCCCGTTGTTCGGGGTTTGGCTGTGCTGGTATCCAGAGGTGGTAGTCCTCGTGGTGCGGGATTTTGACGTACCACTCGATTGCGTTCTCGGGCTTATGGTCGAGCCGTAGCCCCTCGTTGGTGAAGCGTACCGGGTGGTCGTCGTGAAGTTCGCCCGCGTTGTACGTCGTCGTAAGTTGTGGGACGTACTGCTTGAGCGCGTTTTTCGCGTACCCGCTCAGGTCGTAGTTGACCACCACATCGTTCGCTTCGGCTTGCGTGGTACATCGGGCGTCGAAGGCGTCGTGAAGAGCATGCTGGTACGCCTCTCGCGTCTCTCGGAGTTTCCGCCGTTTGTGCGCGTTCGGGGCGACCAGTTTCAGTTCCAGCGTCTTCGTGAGTTCGGTCACGAATTGTCCTCCTCGTGGCGCTGAATGTAGTTCATGACCGTTTCGCTGGATACGTGGCCCGCCGTTCCTGCGTAGTAGCCTCTCGCCCATCCGATTTTCTCGCCGTTGTGGTTGGCGTATCGGTGGTTGTACTTCCGCGAGGAGATCCCCTTGAACCAGTTGGCGAGTAGCGACGGCGCGTGCTTCGGTGGGCTACTGACGAACAGGTGGATGTGGTCGGGTTGTACGGTCAGGTCGAGTATTTCGAGGCCCTTGTCGTCGGCAATTTCGTGGAGAATGGTTCGCACACGGTCTGCGACCTCGCCTTTGAGCACCGAGTTACGGTACTTCGGCAACCACACTATGTGGTAGTTGAGGTTGTAGGTCGCGTGCCGTGTGGTCTTCATCCGTGTCACACACTATGGATCAAGATGTATTAATACTGGTGGTGAACCTGTGGGAAACCCAGCCGTAGCGTCGTCGATGGGAATGTACGCTATTGTCCGCTTGACCCCCGCCTAAAGACGGAGGTATGCGCTCGTAACTCTATCATCGTCGTGGGCGATCTCGGCGGGATTCGCAAGGACAACGACAAAGGGCGGTACGTTAACGACAAGACCCACAAGATGCCGTTTGCCCGCCTGCTGAACTACATCGAGTACAAGGCCCACGACGCGGGTATCGACGTGCAGTTGGTCGAAGAATACGACACGTCGAAAACGTGCAACCGTTGTGCCTGCGAGGGCGTCCGAGAGACGCAGGGGCGCTTTGAGTGTCCCGAGTGTGGGCTGGACGACAACGCCGACAAGAACGGTGCGCTGAACATCGGCAAACGAGCCTTGGGCAAGTTCTCGAAACCGCTGTCCGAGGCGGGGGCTGGACTGGCACAGCCCGAAACGCAGGTCATCGTCCCACGCGACGACGAACCTGCGAACCTCTCCGTTTCCGTGGGTTCAACCCCCGGTAGGGGAACCCCACGGCGTTAGCCGTGGGAGGATGTCAGGACGTGGAAACGGGGCTGTGTACCGACTGCGCTGCGGAATATCGGGACGCGTCGTCGGGCGAGTGAGGCAGTACGCCGCGACTACTCGGCGGGGACACCGATTTGGGCTCCGTCGACGTATCGACAGTTGACGGCGACCCCGAGCATGAGCAGCAGCGAAGCGATGTAGAGGCTGGTCAACAACAGGAGAACCCCGCTCAGCGTGCCGTAAATCGCATACTGAGACGCCTGTCGGACGTACACCTGAACGATGACGTGGAGGACGGTCCACCCCGACGCGGCGAAGACGGCACCCGGGAGCGCCGACTGCAGTCCCGACACCACATCCGAAGGGACGTAGTACATCGGCAGGAACACCACCGTGAGCGCGCCGAGCAACACGCCAGCGGCGACACCGTCGAAGAGGACGCTGTCGGCGAACGCAAGCGAAATGGCGCTCGTCGTCACGAGGACGAGTCCCGAAGCGGCGAGCGACCCGATGACGACCACGCCGTCGCGGAGTCGAGTCGGTCGGCGTCGGCCGCTGGAGGCCGACCTCTCGATTCGCCCCAGTACCGTCAAGAACGCCACTGCGGCGTTGGCACTCGTCCAACCGAGTACGGTGACCGAAAGCACCGACGCACCGGTCCGACCCGACACCGACGCGAGTGCGTCGGCGAACAACTCCCGCGCCGCAGGGGTCAGATACAGCGTCATCGACTCCTCGACGCCCGCAGTGAACCGGGGGCCGAACGCCGCAAGCCCCAACAACAGCAGGGGAACGAGCGAGACGAAGGTGTAGTACGCCAGCGCGGCAGCCGGATACTTCACGTCGTGTTCGTACGCCACTCTGAGGAGTGCAACGACATCCCGAACACCCCGAGCCGAGAGCTCCATATTGGGTATCCAACGTTCGGACCCAAAACTCGTTGCCCTCGATTGGGCGTCGAACTCGGCGAGCAACCCCCGTACTGACCGCGGTCGGTCGTCCGTGGACGCCCGCCAAGAGGCACAATACCATTACCCACGCCGTCAAACGGTACACCCGTGTCCGATAGCCCTCACAGCCAGCCGGCCGAGGAGGTTCTCTCCGCCCACGACACCAGCGCCGAGGGACTCTCGGAGGCGGCGGCGACGGAGCGACTCGAAACGCACGGCCCCAACGACGTGGTCGAGGCGAGCGCTCGTACGTGGCTGAAAATCCTCCTCGAACAGTTCGACAGCGTTCTCATCTGGGTGCTCCTGGCCGCCGCCGCGCTGTCTATCGTCGCCGGTCACGCCGTCGACGCCGTCCTCATCGCCGTTATCGTCGTCGCAAACGGACTCTTCGGGTTCGTCCAAGACTACCGTGCCGAACAGAGCCTCGACGCGCTCCGTGAGTTGACCGCACCGACGGCGAACGTCCGACGGGGCAGCGAAACAATCGAGGTCACCGCGACGGAGCTCGTCCCCGGTGACGTCGTGGAGTTGTCCAGTGGCGACGTGGTGCCGGCGGACGGTCGGCTCCTCGAGGAGACGGACCTCGAAATCGACGAGGCGGCGCTGACGGGCGAAAGCGCCCCTGTCTCGAAGGACCCCGACCCCGTCGCGGCCGACGCGTCGCTGGCCGACCGGACAGGGATGGTGTACAAGGGCACGAACGTCACCCGCGGCAGCGGCGTCGCGGTGCTCACCGGGACCGGAATGGACACCGAGGTGGGTGCCATCGCTCGCGAGTTGGCGGCGACCGAAGAGACCGAAACCCCCCTACAGAAGGAACTCGACGAACTGGGGCGGTACCTCGGCATCGGCGTGGTCGTGTTGGCCCTGTTGGTCGTTCCGCTGTTGTTGTTCCGGGGAACCGAGCCAGTGCAAGCCGGGCTGACGGCGATTTCGCTGGCCGTCGCCGCCGTCCCCGAGGGATTGCCGGCCGTCGTGACCCTGACGCTCGCCCTCGGCGTCCGGAAGATGGCCGACGAGAACGCGCTGGTCCGGAGCCTCCCGGCGGTCGAAGCCCTCGGTTCCGTCGACGTCATCTGTACCGACAAAACCGGAACGCTCACCGAGGGGCGAATGACCGCGAGTCGAGTGTGGACGAACGACTCGGTCGTCGAACTCGACGACGAGACGGGACGTGACTGCTCGTCCGACCAAGTCGAACTGCTGTTGCGGGCCGGCGCGCTCTGTAACGACGCCACCACGGAGGACGGCGACCCCACCGAGAAGGCGCTTGTCGTCGCCGCCGAGGAGTACGGCTTCGGCGTCGAGACGCTTCGGGAAGAAAACCCCCGAACCGACGAGATTCCGTTCTCCTCGGAGCGCAAGTGGATGGGAACCGTCCACGGCGACTGCGGCTACGTCAAGGGTGCCCCGGAGGTCGTCCTCTCGAAGTCGACCCGCATCCACACGGCCGACGGCCCGGCCGAACTCACCGACGAGGCCGCCGAGGACGTCCGCGAGCAGGTGAAAACGTTCGCCGACGACGCCCTCCGGGTTCTGGCGGTCGCCTACGCCGAAGACCCCGACGACATGGACTCGGAGCTGGTGTTCGTCGGCTTGGTCGGCCTCATCGACCCGCCGCGCGAGGAGGTCGCCGAGGCGATTGCGGCGACCGAACGCGCCGGCATCGGCGTGAAGATGATAACCGGCGATAACGTCCGGACGGCAGCCGCCATCGCGGGCTCCCTCGGGATGGGACGGACGGTCACCGAGGGCAAGGAAATCGAGGCGATGAGCGACGACGAACTCCGCGAGCGCGTCGAGACCGCCGACGTGTTCGCCCGCACCTCGCCGGAACACAAGGTCCGCATCCTGCGTGCGCTCAAGGACAACGGCCACGTCGTCGCGATGACGGGCGACGGCGTCAACGACGCCCCGGCGCTGAAAAGCGCCGACATCGGCATCGCGATGGGGGTTCGCGGCACCGACGTCGCCAAACACGCAAGCGACGTGGTGTTGCTCGACGACAACTACGCGACCATCGAGCGGGCCGTCGAGCGCGGGCGAGCCATCTTCGACAACGTCTGGAAGTTCGTCGCCTACCTGCTCAGCGCGAACGTCGCCGAAGTCGCGCTCGTCTTTCTCGCCTCGCTGTTCGGCTATCTCGTCTTGCCTGCGGTGCAGTTGCTGTGGATTAACCTCCTCACCGACGGGTTGCCGGCGCTGGCACTCGGCGCCGACCCCCAAAGCGGCGACGTGATGGAGCGCCCGCCGCGGGAGTCCGACCGCGGCATCGTCGACCACCGGATGCTCGGCCTGATAGGCGGCACCGGCGCGGTGTCGACCGCCGTCATGCTCGGATTGCTGTTCTACACCCTCGGCGGAGCCGCCGCTATCACGCCGTATGCGATGACGATGGTGTTCACCGGGTTCGTCGCCCTCGAATTCGAGAAACTGTACGTCATCCGATGGCTGCGGGAGACGCCGACGTTCTCGAACCCGTGGCTCGCGGTCGCCGTCGTCTCGTCGCTGGTGCTCCAGTTGGCGGTGCTGTACACGCCGCTCAACCAATACTTCGGGACCGTCCCGCTCGGCGTCGCCGATTGGGGCGTCATCGGTGTCGTCCTCGCGGCCGCCCTGCCCGCCTACCTAGCGGTGGTCGTACTGCTCAAGCGCACGACGCCGGCTTGAGGCGCGACGCAGGAAACCCGGATTCCGGGATACGCTTTTGGACGGCGAGGTTGTCCTCGAAGTATGCCCGCAGTTCGCCGGCTCGTCATCGACGTGTTGAAACCCCACGAGCCATCGCTTCTGGAATTCACGACCCAACTCGCCGACATCGAGAGCGTCGAGGGCGTCACATCGTCGCTCATCGAACTCGACCAGGAGGTCCAGAACATCAAACTGACCTTCGAGGGCGAGGACGTGTCCTTCGAGACAATCGAAGAGCACATCGAAACTCTCGGTGGGACGGTCCACTCCATCGACCAGGTTGCCTGCGGGGAGTACATCGTCACGGACCGCCGGACGTTACAGGACTGACGTGACTCCGATTCGTCGACGCCTCCGGCGACTCCTCGGACGGGAGGGCGTTCTCTCCATCGCCCGGCGGTACTTCGTCTCCAACGGGTTCGACGGGACGCTCACCAGCATCGGCGTCATCGTCGGCGCCGTCCTCTCGGGCGTCCCCAGCGGTGCAACGGTCATCAAAATCGGGCTTGGGGCGGCAGTCGGCCTCGGAACGTCGGCAGTGTGGAGCGTCTGGGAAATCGAACGCGCCGAAACCAAGGCCGAACTCAGACGCATCGAGCGGGCGATGCTCGTCGACCTCGACGACACCCAAATCGAGCGCGAACAGCGCGGTGCCCGCCTGTTGCACGCAACGATGAGCGGCCTCGGACCGCTCATCGGCATCCTCATCCCCCTCACCCCGTTTCTCTTCGAGGGAACGCTTTTCACGATGGTCGAAGCCGCGCTCATCGCAGTCGCCCTCGGAATCGGCATCTTGGGCATCTTCGGTGCGTACATGGGCTCTATGTCCGGCCAGCGCTGGTACGTCGCCGCGGCCCGGATGGCGCTTGCCGGGTTGGTCGTCGCGATAATCAACGTGTTTTTGCCGGGATGAGCGGTCGCTCGTAACCGACCGAATGCACGCCTTGCCGGTCAAGATTTATTGTCACCCCTCTGGAACGAGGGTCGTGGCAGCAAGCAACACTCCGCAGTCGGACGCCGATATCGGCCTGTTGGACGCCGTCGCCATCGAGGTCGGCCTCATCATCGGCGGCGCGCTGTTCGCGCTGGTCGGCGTCGGCGTCGACATCGCCGGAACGGGCGTCGTGGTGTCGTTCGGCGTCGCGATAACCATCGCCGTCCTCGGGTTAGTTCCGACGGCAATGCTCGGTGCGTCGTTTCCGACGACGTGTGGACACTATCGGTATCCCGCCCGGTTCGTCTCGCCGGCGCTGGCGTTTCTGGCGGCGTGGGGCCTCGGCATCAGCATGTTCGCCGGTGGGTTGCCGCTGTACGCGCTGACCGCCGGCGAGTACCTGACGGCGCTGATTCCGTTTTCGGCGACTGCGAGCGGCATCGGGCTGTTGACGCTGTTTTTCGTGTTGAACCTCTTCGGGATTCGACTCGCAGCGAAAGTCCAACTGCTGATGTTCGTGGGGTTGGTCGTCGCGTTGGGTGCGTTCGTTGCCTTCGGCGCGCCGACCGTCGAGGCGGCGAACCTCACCTCGCCGTTCGCCAGTGGGCCGGTCGGGATTCTCGCCGCCGCGGGCGTGCTGTACTTCACCTGTCTGGGCGCGAACTTCGTCATCGACATCGGTGGCGACCTCCGGGATGCGACGGTGACGATTCCGCGGTCGTTCCTCCTCTCGATTCCGCTGGTCTTCCTGCTGTACGTCTCCGTCGCCGCCGTCGCCGTCGGGTCGCTGGGCGTCGAAGCGATGGCGGGACAGACCCTCGAAATCGCCGCCGAGCGGTTCCTCTCGCCGGCGTTCCAGACGGTGTTCATCATCTGTGGGGCGCTGTTCGCCGTCGCGACCAGCCTGAACGCGACGTTCATCCTGATTCCGAAGTACGCCGGAGCCCTCGCCGACGACGGCGTGTTCCCGGCCGCACTCGGGGCCACCAACGACCGCTTCGGGACGGCCCACTGGACGCTGCTTGGAACGTACCTCCTCAGTGCGGCCATCTTGCTGGCGCCGCTCCCATTCGAACAGTTGGGGACGATGCTGGCCTTCGGCGGCGCGCTCGTCGTGACGGTCGTCATGCTTGCGGCCATCAGCGTCCTCCGGGACCCACCCTCGGAGTTCGACCCCGGGGCGTTCCCGGTCTCGACGCGGGTCGTCTACGCGATGGCGGTGCTTGCGGTGCCGTTGAACCTGCTTCTCATTGCCCTGTTGGCGACCCAATCGACGACGCTGTTTCTCGCGTGGGCGGGACTGGTCGCGCTGGGGGTGCTGTTCTATCACCTCCGAACCGACGGCATCGAACCGAATGCCGAAGCCGTCGAGTGACGCCCGGCCCGTCAGCACTCAGTCGTCGTCCGCCGGGACGACCTCCGCGTCGGCTCTGGAGTACCCCGGCGGCGTCGCCGAGTCGCCCTCCCGTTCGGCTCTCGTGACGGCCCGCGCCGCGTAGTAGGTCAACACGAGCAACACGACCGCGGGAACGACGATGAGCGACATCTGGACGAAGACCACGAGCACGTCGCTCGGATACGACCCGTAGGTAACGAACAGGGCCACGAAAAACAGGAGAATCCCGAGCGGAATCGCGTTAACCAGTACGTCGAGGAACACCTCGCGGTCGAAGAGTCCGTCGCGTTTCGACATATCCGGGCGGTCGCCGCCCTCGGGACTATCGATTATGCCGAACATGTTCCCGTGGGGAGCCGTCCGACGTGACCGCTACATCTATTAGGAGATGGCTGACACATCACCGACGGAGCAACACAGACAATGACAATCGAGCGAACGGGCGTCGTCGGTGCGGGACTGATGGGCCGCGACATCGCCGGACTGCTGGCGAACGCCGGCTATGCGGTCACGCTGGTCGACGTCGACGCCGACGTGTTGGCCGAGGCACGAGCGTATCACGAGGAGACGCTGGAGGCCGAACTCCGCGCCGGCGGCATCGAGGTGTCGGACCGGCCGGCCGAGCGAATCGCCTACGACACGGATATCGAGGCGCTGTCGGACGCCGAGTTCGTCGTCGAAGCCGTCCCCGAGCGGCTCGGCCTCAAACGCGGCATCGTCGCCGACCTCGAAAGCGTCCTCGACGGCGAGGCGATTATCGGAACGAACACTTCCTCGCTGACGCCCGGCGACATCGCCGCCGAGATGGCCCACCCAGAACGGGTCGTTCTGTTTCACTTCGCGAACCCCGCACTTCGCCGCGACATCGTCGAGATATCCGGCGACGAGGCGAC contains:
- a CDS encoding RNA-guided endonuclease InsQ/TnpB family protein, translating into MTELTKTLELKLVAPNAHKRRKLRETREAYQHALHDAFDARCTTQAEANDVVVNYDLSGYAKNALKQYVPQLTTTYNAGELHDDHPVRFTNEGLRLDHKPENAIEWYVKIPHHEDYHLWIPAQPNPEQRDWLEALNAGDAEMGESRLFEQDGTWFLHITATRDVERASKVSREERTPIGVDIGEASLVTVCHRDGHGSPTRPELWADEGKTIRRLRKTYFTTTRRLQTRGSERIAESFGDDVWSQIDDVFHSVTREVVEYAESIENPVLVLEDLTYIRESMDYGEYMNRRLHGWGFAKLHAQIRYKAVEKGIPVKTVNPRNTSKQCHACGEVGYRPRQATFTCTNDACWIGEYQADVNGAINIADRYLSGESHSREHTDGDDSAEDGGRLTAPQDSQADAEVQQETLGTYAS
- the tnpA gene encoding IS200/IS605 family transposase, which codes for MKTTRHATYNLNYHIVWLPKYRNSVLKGEVADRVRTILHEIADDKGLEILDLTVQPDHIHLFVSSPPKHAPSLLANWFKGISSRKYNHRYANHNGEKIGWARGYYAGTAGHVSSETVMNYIQRHEEDNS
- a CDS encoding YihY/virulence factor BrkB family protein, with translation MELSARGVRDVVALLRVAYEHDVKYPAAALAYYTFVSLVPLLLLGLAAFGPRFTAGVEESMTLYLTPAARELFADALASVSGRTGASVLSVTVLGWTSANAAVAFLTVLGRIERSASSGRRRPTRLRDGVVVIGSLAASGLVLVTTSAISLAFADSVLFDGVAAGVLLGALTVVFLPMYYVPSDVVSGLQSALPGAVFAASGWTVLHVIVQVYVRQASQYAIYGTLSGVLLLLTSLYIASLLLMLGVAVNCRYVDGAQIGVPAE
- a CDS encoding calcium-translocating P-type ATPase, PMCA-type, with translation MSDSPHSQPAEEVLSAHDTSAEGLSEAAATERLETHGPNDVVEASARTWLKILLEQFDSVLIWVLLAAAALSIVAGHAVDAVLIAVIVVANGLFGFVQDYRAEQSLDALRELTAPTANVRRGSETIEVTATELVPGDVVELSSGDVVPADGRLLEETDLEIDEAALTGESAPVSKDPDPVAADASLADRTGMVYKGTNVTRGSGVAVLTGTGMDTEVGAIARELAATEETETPLQKELDELGRYLGIGVVVLALLVVPLLLFRGTEPVQAGLTAISLAVAAVPEGLPAVVTLTLALGVRKMADENALVRSLPAVEALGSVDVICTDKTGTLTEGRMTASRVWTNDSVVELDDETGRDCSSDQVELLLRAGALCNDATTEDGDPTEKALVVAAEEYGFGVETLREENPRTDEIPFSSERKWMGTVHGDCGYVKGAPEVVLSKSTRIHTADGPAELTDEAAEDVREQVKTFADDALRVLAVAYAEDPDDMDSELVFVGLVGLIDPPREEVAEAIAATERAGIGVKMITGDNVRTAAAIAGSLGMGRTVTEGKEIEAMSDDELRERVETADVFARTSPEHKVRILRALKDNGHVVAMTGDGVNDAPALKSADIGIAMGVRGTDVAKHASDVVLLDDNYATIERAVERGRAIFDNVWKFVAYLLSANVAEVALVFLASLFGYLVLPAVQLLWINLLTDGLPALALGADPQSGDVMERPPRESDRGIVDHRMLGLIGGTGAVSTAVMLGLLFYTLGGAAAITPYAMTMVFTGFVALEFEKLYVIRWLRETPTFSNPWLAVAVVSSLVLQLAVLYTPLNQYFGTVPLGVADWGVIGVVLAAALPAYLAVVVLLKRTTPA
- a CDS encoding DUF211 domain-containing protein; translated protein: MPAVRRLVIDVLKPHEPSLLEFTTQLADIESVEGVTSSLIELDQEVQNIKLTFEGEDVSFETIEEHIETLGGTVHSIDQVACGEYIVTDRRTLQD
- a CDS encoding VIT1/CCC1 transporter family protein, with the translated sequence MTPIRRRLRRLLGREGVLSIARRYFVSNGFDGTLTSIGVIVGAVLSGVPSGATVIKIGLGAAVGLGTSAVWSVWEIERAETKAELRRIERAMLVDLDDTQIEREQRGARLLHATMSGLGPLIGILIPLTPFLFEGTLFTMVEAALIAVALGIGILGIFGAYMGSMSGQRWYVAAARMALAGLVVAIINVFLPG
- a CDS encoding APC family permease, which gives rise to MAASNTPQSDADIGLLDAVAIEVGLIIGGALFALVGVGVDIAGTGVVVSFGVAITIAVLGLVPTAMLGASFPTTCGHYRYPARFVSPALAFLAAWGLGISMFAGGLPLYALTAGEYLTALIPFSATASGIGLLTLFFVLNLFGIRLAAKVQLLMFVGLVVALGAFVAFGAPTVEAANLTSPFASGPVGILAAAGVLYFTCLGANFVIDIGGDLRDATVTIPRSFLLSIPLVFLLYVSVAAVAVGSLGVEAMAGQTLEIAAERFLSPAFQTVFIICGALFAVATSLNATFILIPKYAGALADDGVFPAALGATNDRFGTAHWTLLGTYLLSAAILLAPLPFEQLGTMLAFGGALVVTVVMLAAISVLRDPPSEFDPGAFPVSTRVVYAMAVLAVPLNLLLIALLATQSTTLFLAWAGLVALGVLFYHLRTDGIEPNAEAVE
- a CDS encoding DUF6684 family protein; amino-acid sequence: MFGIIDSPEGGDRPDMSKRDGLFDREVFLDVLVNAIPLGILLFFVALFVTYGSYPSDVLVVFVQMSLIVVPAVVLLVLTYYAARAVTRAEREGDSATPPGYSRADAEVVPADDD